One window of the Ureibacillus sp. FSL W7-1570 genome contains the following:
- the flgL gene encoding flagellar hook-associated protein FlgL: MRVTQSMLSNNMLRNLSNSYSKIGKYQEQITTGRKFTRPSDDPVSTVKGMAFRTDLNKAEQFTRNIQTVNNWLDTTDDALDQAGTALHRIKELLVQAANDTNTSSDRTKIKEEIEQIKQQLRDIANTKVGNKYIFSGTKTLAPVFDESGMTGHINEEIVQIEVFDGIKLDVNIPGKTLFGNIDNFMSNLSNLLNDDTKTGEDISEMLGDLDQLYEEVLAARADIGARQNRVELMTNRLALHETNVTKQLSENEDVDYAKAITEMITAESIHQAALSVGAKIIQQTLVDFIR; the protein is encoded by the coding sequence ATGCGTGTAACTCAATCAATGTTATCGAATAATATGCTTCGAAACTTGAGCAACAGTTATTCCAAAATCGGGAAATATCAGGAACAAATCACGACCGGCAGAAAATTCACACGCCCGTCGGATGATCCTGTTTCTACGGTAAAAGGCATGGCTTTCCGCACAGATTTGAATAAAGCGGAACAATTCACCCGCAATATCCAGACGGTCAACAACTGGCTGGATACGACCGATGACGCCCTTGACCAAGCGGGTACCGCCCTGCACCGCATAAAAGAATTGTTGGTTCAAGCGGCGAATGATACAAACACATCAAGCGACCGGACAAAAATAAAAGAAGAAATCGAACAGATAAAACAGCAATTAAGAGATATAGCGAATACTAAAGTGGGAAATAAATACATATTCTCAGGAACAAAAACATTGGCACCGGTTTTTGACGAGAGTGGCATGACGGGCCATATCAATGAAGAGATTGTACAAATCGAGGTTTTTGACGGGATTAAACTGGATGTGAATATCCCTGGAAAAACATTGTTTGGGAATATTGATAATTTTATGAGCAACCTTTCAAACCTTCTGAATGACGATACAAAAACCGGGGAAGATATTTCGGAGATGTTGGGCGATTTGGACCAGCTGTATGAAGAAGTTTTGGCGGCGCGTGCAGACATTGGGGCCCGTCAAAACCGGGTGGAATTGATGACAAATCGTCTGGCATTGCATGAAACGAATGTGACAAAACAGCTTTCAGAAAATGAAGATGTCGATTATGCGAAAGCCATTACGGAAATGATCACAGCGGAATCCATTCACCAAGCCGCTCTGTCAGTCGGTGCAAAAATCATTCAGCAAACATTGGTAGATTTTATTCGATAA
- a CDS encoding DUF6470 family protein yields the protein MRFPEIHIRTYDIIMDWNIQDPVQTIRQPRADQHIEQPAAILEINSTRAQLHLDTTQARRDLGLVGPLESIDNYAKEGKKAVLEGMARRAKEGRQIMENAGKGMGRQIIQNIAKEKFGPKPLQFNLKFVPSIGSVKVDYIPGETEINITPQKPKIDVQMNKPIHEYTPGKITGEVLQYPKVEIDVTL from the coding sequence ATGAGGTTCCCCGAAATTCATATCCGCACATACGATATCATCATGGATTGGAACATTCAAGATCCGGTCCAAACGATTCGCCAACCGAGAGCGGATCAGCATATCGAGCAGCCGGCTGCAATTCTGGAAATCAACTCCACTCGCGCCCAATTGCATCTCGATACAACACAGGCCCGCCGTGATCTTGGTTTGGTGGGGCCATTAGAGTCCATTGACAATTATGCGAAAGAAGGAAAAAAAGCGGTTCTGGAAGGGATGGCAAGACGGGCAAAGGAAGGGCGCCAAATCATGGAGAATGCCGGAAAGGGCATGGGGCGTCAAATCATTCAAAACATTGCCAAAGAAAAATTTGGTCCGAAGCCATTGCAATTCAACTTGAAATTCGTGCCTTCCATCGGCTCGGTAAAAGTTGATTATATCCCTGGCGAAACGGAAATAAATATTACACCGCAGAAACCGAAGATTGATGTGCAGATGAATAAACCGATCCATGAATATACACCTGGAAAAATTACAGGTGAAGTACTACAATATCCTAAAGTGGAAATTGATGTGACTTTATAG
- the fliW gene encoding flagellar assembly protein FliW yields MQIQTKFLGEVEIQEEEIITLTSGLLGLEDYTKYVLLPLEKDSPLAFFQSVEEPQVGFVVAYPFAFKKDYAFDISETDKEDLQVEKEEELIAYSIVTVKEPFESSTLNLLAPIVINSVKKCGKQIVLQDNEAFPLRFPIAEPKGSVK; encoded by the coding sequence ATGCAAATTCAAACGAAATTTTTAGGCGAAGTGGAAATCCAAGAAGAAGAAATCATCACATTGACAAGCGGGCTTTTGGGATTGGAAGATTATACGAAATACGTCTTGCTGCCATTGGAAAAAGACAGCCCCCTTGCATTTTTCCAATCAGTGGAAGAACCGCAAGTCGGGTTTGTTGTCGCCTATCCTTTTGCTTTCAAAAAAGATTATGCTTTCGATATCAGTGAAACCGATAAAGAAGACTTGCAGGTTGAAAAAGAAGAAGAACTGATTGCCTATTCCATCGTCACTGTAAAAGAGCCTTTTGAGTCATCAACTTTGAATTTACTCGCCCCAATCGTGATCAATAGCGTAAAAAAATGCGGAAAACAAATTGTGTTGCAAGACAACGAAGCCTTTCCGCTGCGCTTCCCGATTGCTGAGCCAAAAGGAAGTGTAAAATAA
- the csrA gene encoding carbon storage regulator CsrA, whose product MLVLSRKLNESIIIGENIEVKVLSIEGDQVKLGIVAPKNIKVHRREVYESIQEQNKAALNIDANLIQKLTKKR is encoded by the coding sequence ATGTTAGTCCTCTCAAGAAAACTCAATGAATCTATCATCATCGGCGAAAATATAGAAGTTAAAGTGCTCTCCATTGAAGGAGATCAAGTAAAATTGGGAATCGTGGCGCCAAAAAATATCAAAGTCCACCGCAGGGAAGTATATGAATCTATCCAAGAACAAAATAAAGCGGCATTAAATATTGATGCGAATTTAATTCAAAAATTAACAAAAAAGCGTTAA
- a CDS encoding flagellin has protein sequence MRIQHNISALNTHRNLSFNNSQAAKNLEKLSSGYKINRAGDDAAGLAISEKMRAQIRGLDMASKNSQDAISLIQTAEGALNETHSILQRMRELAVQSSNDTNVTDDREALQKEIEQLIEEIDRIANTTEFNTQKLLDGSFKGTFQIGANEGQSINLNINKMGAAALGLTATTTVQSDVEVTKVSGAGSGATPKALADGIYTVEGNKVLDSTGNQVGTVNDKSVKLTDGISQYEFDESISVTDGSTITVKNGKATLESKLADIEQTVIGKAASGSGAAIADGEYTVSSDGTKLLNSSGTEVTGVTISGNTITKTSGSDSTTYTFSANLNAGDKITLDSDQATAKIANGAKELPAGNYEISGSNVIKDGQVVGSFDDTKKEATIKVGDKEIKVDAGKLNLATALADGSTFTINGVDISNRESASATISKIDEAIKSVSEQRATLGAVQNRLEHTINNLGTASENLTAAESRIRDTDMAKEMMEFTKNNILMQAAQAMLAQANQQPQGVLQLLQ, from the coding sequence ATGAGAATTCAACACAATATTTCAGCGTTAAACACACACCGTAACCTATCTTTCAACAACTCTCAAGCTGCGAAAAACCTTGAGAAATTATCTTCCGGTTACAAAATCAACCGTGCGGGCGACGATGCAGCAGGTTTGGCAATTTCTGAAAAAATGCGTGCGCAAATCCGTGGTTTGGACATGGCATCCAAAAACTCACAAGATGCTATTTCTCTAATCCAAACAGCAGAAGGTGCGTTAAACGAAACTCACTCCATCCTTCAACGTATGCGTGAACTTGCAGTACAATCTTCAAACGATACAAACGTAACGGATGACCGTGAAGCATTACAAAAGGAAATTGAACAATTAATTGAAGAAATCGATCGTATTGCAAACACTACTGAGTTCAATACTCAAAAATTACTAGACGGTTCTTTCAAAGGTACGTTCCAAATCGGTGCCAACGAAGGTCAAAGCATTAACTTAAATATTAATAAAATGGGTGCAGCAGCATTAGGCTTAACTGCAACTACAACTGTTCAAAGTGATGTGGAAGTAACGAAAGTATCTGGTGCAGGTTCAGGAGCTACTCCAAAAGCATTAGCAGATGGAATTTATACTGTTGAAGGTAACAAAGTACTAGACAGCACTGGTAACCAAGTAGGTACAGTAAATGATAAAAGCGTCAAATTAACTGATGGTATTTCTCAGTATGAATTTGATGAATCCATTTCTGTAACAGACGGATCAACAATCACAGTGAAAAATGGTAAAGCTACATTAGAATCTAAATTGGCTGATATTGAACAAACAGTAATTGGTAAAGCTGCTTCTGGTTCTGGTGCTGCAATTGCAGATGGTGAGTATACAGTAAGCTCTGACGGTACGAAATTATTAAATAGTTCTGGTACTGAAGTGACAGGTGTAACAATTTCAGGTAATACAATTACTAAAACTTCTGGATCTGATTCAACTACTTATACATTTTCTGCTAATTTGAATGCTGGAGACAAAATCACTTTGGATTCAGATCAAGCAACTGCTAAAATTGCGAATGGAGCAAAAGAATTACCTGCTGGTAATTATGAAATCTCTGGTTCAAATGTGATTAAAGATGGTCAAGTAGTTGGTTCATTTGATGATACTAAAAAGGAAGCAACAATCAAAGTTGGCGATAAAGAAATTAAAGTTGATGCGGGTAAATTAAATTTAGCAACTGCATTAGCTGATGGTTCTACTTTCACAATTAATGGTGTTGACATCTCTAACCGTGAATCCGCTTCTGCAACAATCTCAAAAATCGACGAAGCAATCAAATCAGTATCCGAACAACGTGCAACTCTTGGTGCTGTGCAAAACCGCTTAGAACATACAATCAACAACTTAGGAACAGCATCAGAAAACTTGACAGCTGCTGAATCTCGTATCCGTGATACAGATATGGCGAAAGAAATGATGGAATTCACGAAAAACAACATCTTAATGCAAGCTGCTCAAGCAATGTTAGCTCAAGCAAACCAACAACCTCAAGGTGTTCTACAGTTATTACAATAA